The Candidatus Binatota bacterium genome contains a region encoding:
- a CDS encoding PBP1A family penicillin-binding protein: MISIAHGLNLSPDDRDRKPFVDQRAHRGYPLHVAPVKRLRWILALLAITLGGAAGVLGSILYQQYWTQLPPMDGLLDYRPPVATRVYTHDKRLVDEFYFQKRYLVAVNDITPLVQNAFIAAEDSDFRRHRGIDPRGIARAFLANLKAGTVVQGGSTITQQVVKSLVLSPERSYRRKLREIMLSLRLEKELSKDEILYLYLNEIYLGDGNYGVGAAARSYFGKEVAELNAGEAALLAGLPQAPSRYSPTRNPEGARKRQLYVLRRMHEEGFIDTRTYASASSHHAEVQPRGKRAGKVGSYYTEYVRRYLAEAYGREATYHKGFEVYTSMDLDMQAAAERAVRDGAYNIDVLLGYHGPVGHLEADELDKRLAADRADESLETLNENGDYEGVVVAVNGDIIRVAVGPQQSAIDVAGLEWKPGVSPRGFRVGDLVELVAEVHDDKPTLLLRQEPQVQLALLSVEPSTGQVKAMVGGFDFALSEFNRATQARRQPGSAFKPFVYAAALDNGYTPASVILDAPIQYVDHLSVWRPQNYSRRFYGPTTLRRALEKSRNVVTVRVVQDLGVDTVVDYVKRFGFTNKIGRNLSIGLGTSEVSLKDLLRAYTPFADGGILHEPVFITRVEDSRGYVLEENLPEPVRVLTEQTAYLMSRLLRGVVENGTGRGVRALGRPTGGKTGTTNEQRDAWFVGFTPDLLTGVWVGYDDSREIGTRGTGGRVAAPVWLDYMTSAHEGLPVREFEMPPGITCVQINHETGERASLQDTDPRLECFRSGSEPEHEDQTWLDIDEADSEELDLEQLAPASLEIFPLLP, translated from the coding sequence ATGATTTCGATTGCCCACGGGCTGAACCTGTCCCCGGACGACCGAGACCGCAAGCCCTTCGTTGACCAAAGGGCCCACCGTGGATACCCTTTACACGTTGCCCCCGTGAAACGTTTACGATGGATTCTTGCCTTGCTCGCCATAACCCTGGGCGGAGCTGCCGGCGTGCTGGGGTCGATACTATACCAGCAGTACTGGACGCAGCTGCCACCCATGGACGGCCTGCTCGACTACCGCCCGCCGGTAGCGACCCGCGTTTACACCCACGACAAGCGCCTGGTCGACGAGTTTTATTTTCAGAAACGCTACCTGGTGGCCGTCAACGACATCACGCCGCTGGTACAGAACGCCTTCATTGCAGCCGAGGACTCCGACTTCCGACGCCACCGTGGCATCGACCCGCGTGGTATCGCGCGGGCCTTCCTTGCCAACCTCAAGGCGGGCACCGTCGTACAGGGCGGCAGCACCATAACCCAGCAGGTGGTCAAATCGCTGGTATTGTCTCCCGAGCGCAGCTACCGCCGCAAGCTGCGCGAGATCATGCTCTCGCTCAGGCTCGAGAAAGAGCTGAGCAAGGACGAGATCCTCTACCTCTACCTCAACGAGATCTACCTCGGCGACGGCAACTACGGTGTGGGCGCAGCGGCGCGTTCTTACTTCGGCAAGGAAGTAGCCGAGCTCAACGCCGGCGAAGCGGCCCTGCTGGCCGGGCTGCCGCAGGCTCCCAGCCGCTACTCACCCACGCGCAACCCCGAGGGCGCGCGCAAGCGACAACTCTACGTGCTCAGGCGCATGCACGAAGAAGGTTTTATCGACACGCGCACCTACGCTTCGGCCAGCAGCCACCACGCCGAGGTCCAGCCCAGGGGCAAGCGGGCCGGCAAGGTGGGCAGCTACTACACCGAGTACGTGCGCCGCTACCTGGCCGAAGCCTACGGGCGCGAAGCTACCTACCACAAGGGTTTCGAGGTCTACACGAGCATGGACCTGGACATGCAGGCGGCGGCCGAACGGGCCGTGCGCGACGGCGCCTACAACATCGACGTGCTGCTGGGCTACCACGGGCCGGTGGGACACCTGGAGGCCGACGAACTCGATAAGCGCCTGGCCGCCGACCGCGCCGACGAATCCCTGGAGACGCTCAACGAAAACGGAGACTACGAGGGCGTGGTCGTGGCCGTCAACGGCGACATCATCAGGGTGGCCGTGGGTCCCCAGCAGTCGGCCATCGACGTGGCCGGGCTGGAGTGGAAACCCGGCGTTTCGCCGCGCGGATTCCGCGTGGGCGACCTCGTTGAACTGGTAGCCGAGGTGCACGACGACAAGCCCACCCTGCTGCTGCGGCAGGAACCGCAGGTGCAGCTCGCGCTGTTGTCGGTCGAGCCATCAACGGGACAGGTAAAAGCCATGGTCGGCGGTTTTGACTTCGCGCTGAGCGAGTTCAACCGCGCCACCCAGGCCAGGCGACAGCCGGGCTCGGCCTTCAAGCCCTTTGTTTACGCTGCCGCGTTGGACAACGGCTACACGCCGGCCAGCGTCATTCTCGACGCACCCATACAGTACGTAGACCACCTGAGCGTATGGCGGCCGCAGAACTACAGCCGCCGCTTTTACGGGCCCACCACGCTCAGGCGCGCGCTGGAGAAATCGCGCAACGTGGTCACCGTGCGAGTGGTACAGGACCTGGGCGTGGACACCGTGGTCGACTACGTAAAGCGCTTCGGTTTCACCAACAAGATAGGCCGCAACCTGTCCATAGGCCTGGGCACCTCGGAGGTTTCGCTCAAGGACCTGCTGCGAGCCTACACGCCCTTTGCCGACGGCGGCATCCTGCACGAGCCGGTTTTCATAACCAGGGTTGAAGACTCACGCGGCTACGTGCTCGAAGAAAACCTGCCCGAGCCCGTGCGCGTGCTCACCGAGCAGACGGCCTACCTGATGTCGCGACTGCTCAGGGGCGTGGTCGAAAACGGAACCGGGCGCGGCGTGCGCGCGCTGGGACGGCCGACGGGCGGCAAGACCGGCACCACCAACGAGCAACGCGACGCGTGGTTCGTTGGCTTCACGCCCGACCTGCTCACGGGCGTATGGGTGGGCTACGACGACAGCCGCGAGATCGGTACCCGCGGCACCGGCGGACGGGTGGCGGCGCCGGTGTGGCTCGACTACATGACCAGCGCGCACGAGGGCCTGCCGGTAAGGGAGTTCGAAATGCCGCCGGGGATAACCTGCGTGCAGATCAACCACGAGACCGGCGAGCGCGCGTCCCTGCAAGACACAGACCCACGGCTCGAGTGTTTTCGCAGCGGCAGCGAGCCCGAGCACGAAGACCAGACGTGGCTGGACATCGACGAAGCCGATTCCGAGGAACTCGACCTCGAGCAGCTGGCGCCGGCCTCGCTTGAAATTTTTCCGCTGCTGCCCTGA
- a CDS encoding bifunctional hydroxymethylpyrimidine kinase/phosphomethylpyrimidine kinase has product MGPLVNEGLAVSVVRGQVQPVGNRNHFVLALGGFDPSCGAGVQADLRTFEAMGVAGVTVVTAVTVQSGGPVLRVEPVAADLVAEQFDELARCLELTVVKCGQLPLPETAELLACRIERLGLPLVLDPVFEAGQGGALATGPAREAVVERLFSLSTVLTVNAPEAAAFTGAKVDDLDQAERAAEALLARGPQAVVVKGGHLAGDPVDILATATGVLRLPNGPRRGAALHGTGCAFASALAAALALGLAIEDAPLEDAVLEDAVRQAQAHVRSLFDGAVELAGGGSIRRPPSTTPGSQMG; this is encoded by the coding sequence GTGGGCCCTTTGGTCAACGAAGGGCTTGCGGTCTCGGTCGTCCGGGGACAGGTTCAGCCCGTGGGCAATCGAAATCATTTCGTGCTGGCACTGGGTGGATTCGACCCCAGCTGCGGTGCCGGGGTGCAGGCCGACCTGCGGACTTTTGAGGCCATGGGGGTGGCCGGGGTCACCGTGGTGACGGCCGTGACCGTGCAATCGGGCGGGCCGGTGCTGCGGGTTGAACCCGTGGCCGCTGATCTAGTTGCCGAACAGTTCGATGAGCTGGCCCGCTGCCTTGAGCTGACGGTGGTCAAGTGCGGGCAATTGCCCCTGCCCGAAACCGCCGAGCTGCTGGCCTGTCGCATAGAAAGGCTGGGCCTGCCGCTTGTGCTCGACCCGGTATTTGAAGCGGGGCAGGGCGGGGCGCTGGCCACCGGGCCGGCTCGCGAGGCGGTGGTCGAGAGGCTGTTTTCGCTCAGCACCGTGCTTACCGTGAACGCGCCCGAGGCGGCGGCCTTTACGGGCGCAAAAGTCGATGACCTCGACCAGGCCGAGCGCGCCGCCGAGGCCCTGCTGGCGCGAGGGCCCCAGGCGGTGGTGGTCAAGGGGGGGCACCTGGCCGGCGACCCCGTAGACATACTCGCCACCGCGACAGGCGTATTGCGATTGCCTAACGGCCCACGACGCGGGGCGGCGTTGCACGGAACGGGTTGCGCCTTTGCCAGCGCCCTGGCGGCGGCGCTGGCGCTCGGGTTGGCAATAGAAGACGCGCCCCTCGAAGACGCAGTCCTCGAAGACGCAGTGCGGCAGGCGCAGGCCCACGTTCGCAGCTTGTTTGACGGGGCTGTCGAGCTCGCCGGCGGGGGTTCGATACGGCGGCCTCCGTCTACTACCCCCGGTTCGCAGATGGGGTGA
- the ptsP gene encoding phosphoenolpyruvate--protein phosphotransferase produces the protein MIVSCPAAVVYSARRGVGGSSKKSGQGKRRHGAGESAQLRLLERITVLVGRTEDTHEALEGVVKLVASHMDAEVCSLYSHDVESGNLTLAATQGLPARSIGRVSMARGEGLVGLVVKSSEPLRVEDALAHEAFKFFPELGEEKYHSFLGVPVGDGSGMLGVLVVQSRRRRRFTDDEERLVRAVAGHVHAVMVNAHLADQLQREEAERERYRRGMARAIKRLESFEKQAVATAEEDDGESPRHLNGQGASPGFGMGRAFCVREPADLELVEDKPGGGESVELKRFSEALDRSAGEVEQSRVRMRMLVPEVGGALYEALKMVLEDPSFSRKVGEQISEGMAAESALKRVINEYSESFRNMADEYLRERVAEVRDVGQRVLRNLMGVRSVLDAVSDDAILVAHELSLSDLAMVDYTRLRGIVTASGGTTSHAAILAKSLEIPTVVGVEGVLEACGDGDPIIVDGNSGAIYIRPTDEVDAEYQRLDGNYRAFQEELSDLRDEPAETLDGYRISLMANVGLQADLDFAREHGAEGVGLYRTELPFLSYRDFPGEDEQVALYRSVFEKIDPQPVTIRTLDLGADKYPFSGERSPEANPFLGWRSIRISLEVESLFQEQLRALLRAGRGYSLRVLFPMITSVEELRRAREIYSECVADLESEGVGLPDDVELGAMIEVPSAVLRADTIVREVDFVSIGTNDLIQYTLAVDRDNRRVASMYQSLHPAVLESVAKVVQAAHSAGRRVAMCGEMAGDPLCTLFLLGTGIDELSMGPIYIPVVKKLIRAVKREDAEVVAKEVLRYDTVEEIKGYLFSSLRDLGLIELVETFS, from the coding sequence GTGATTGTAAGCTGCCCTGCGGCTGTTGTATATTCCGCGCGGCGGGGCGTGGGCGGTTCCAGTAAAAAAAGTGGTCAAGGAAAACGTCGGCATGGTGCCGGCGAGAGTGCCCAGCTGCGCCTTCTCGAACGCATCACCGTGTTGGTCGGGCGCACCGAGGACACCCACGAGGCGCTCGAAGGCGTGGTCAAGCTGGTGGCGTCGCACATGGACGCAGAAGTCTGCTCGCTTTACAGCCACGACGTAGAAAGCGGCAACCTGACCCTGGCCGCTACCCAGGGCCTGCCGGCCCGCAGCATAGGTAGGGTGAGCATGGCGCGCGGCGAGGGGCTGGTCGGCCTGGTGGTCAAATCCAGCGAGCCGCTGCGAGTTGAAGACGCACTGGCCCACGAAGCCTTCAAGTTTTTTCCCGAACTCGGCGAGGAGAAGTACCACTCCTTTCTTGGCGTGCCCGTGGGGGACGGCAGTGGCATGCTGGGCGTGCTGGTCGTGCAGTCACGGCGCCGCCGCAGGTTTACTGATGACGAGGAGCGCCTGGTTCGCGCCGTGGCCGGACACGTACATGCGGTCATGGTCAACGCCCACCTGGCCGATCAACTGCAGCGCGAAGAGGCCGAGCGCGAGCGTTATCGCAGAGGCATGGCGCGGGCCATCAAGAGGCTCGAAAGCTTCGAGAAGCAGGCCGTTGCCACGGCCGAGGAAGATGACGGGGAGAGCCCCAGGCATCTCAACGGGCAAGGTGCTTCGCCCGGTTTCGGCATGGGCCGGGCCTTCTGTGTACGCGAGCCGGCCGACCTCGAGCTGGTCGAAGACAAGCCCGGCGGCGGCGAGTCGGTGGAGCTCAAGCGCTTCAGCGAGGCCTTGGACCGCAGCGCCGGCGAGGTGGAGCAGTCGCGCGTGCGCATGCGCATGCTGGTGCCCGAAGTGGGCGGAGCCCTTTACGAGGCCCTGAAAATGGTGCTCGAAGACCCATCTTTCTCGCGCAAGGTGGGTGAGCAGATATCCGAGGGCATGGCCGCCGAATCGGCGCTCAAGCGGGTTATTAACGAGTATAGCGAGAGTTTCAGGAACATGGCCGACGAGTACCTCAGGGAGCGGGTGGCCGAGGTGCGCGACGTGGGCCAGAGGGTGCTGCGCAACCTGATGGGAGTACGCAGCGTGCTCGACGCCGTGAGCGACGACGCGATACTGGTGGCCCACGAACTATCACTTTCGGATCTCGCCATGGTCGATTACACGAGGCTGCGCGGTATCGTTACCGCCAGCGGTGGCACGACCTCGCACGCGGCCATACTGGCCAAGTCGCTGGAGATACCCACGGTGGTGGGCGTAGAGGGAGTGCTCGAGGCTTGCGGCGATGGCGATCCGATCATCGTTGATGGCAACTCGGGTGCGATCTACATACGCCCCACTGACGAGGTTGACGCTGAGTACCAACGCCTGGATGGCAACTACCGGGCCTTCCAGGAGGAGCTGTCCGACCTGCGCGACGAGCCCGCCGAGACACTGGATGGCTACAGGATATCGCTGATGGCCAACGTGGGTCTGCAGGCCGACCTGGATTTTGCCCGCGAGCATGGAGCCGAGGGCGTGGGCCTGTACCGTACTGAGCTTCCGTTTCTCTCCTACCGTGATTTTCCGGGCGAAGATGAGCAGGTAGCGCTGTACCGCAGCGTGTTCGAAAAGATAGACCCCCAGCCGGTGACCATACGCACACTTGATCTCGGAGCCGACAAGTATCCATTCAGCGGCGAAAGGTCGCCCGAGGCTAACCCCTTCCTCGGCTGGCGGTCGATACGGATATCGCTCGAGGTTGAGAGCCTGTTCCAGGAACAGTTACGGGCCTTACTGCGCGCGGGCAGGGGCTACTCGCTGCGCGTGTTGTTTCCCATGATAACCAGCGTCGAAGAACTGCGCCGGGCCAGGGAGATCTACTCTGAGTGCGTGGCCGATCTTGAATCCGAAGGCGTGGGCCTGCCCGACGACGTTGAACTGGGTGCAATGATCGAGGTGCCGTCGGCCGTGCTGAGGGCCGACACCATCGTCAGGGAAGTCGATTTCGTGTCTATAGGCACCAACGATCTCATCCAGTACACCCTCGCCGTCGACCGCGACAACCGCCGCGTCGCATCAATGTACCAGTCCCTGCACCCCGCCGTGCTCGAATCGGTGGCCAAGGTGGTGCAGGCGGCCCATTCTGCGGGGCGTCGGGTGGCGATGTGCGGGGAGATGGCGGGTGATCCCCTGTGTACGCTTTTTCTTCTCGGTACGGGCATCGACGAACTCAGTATGGGGCCGATTTATATCCCCGTAGTGAAGAAGCTCATACGGGCCGTCAAGCGCGAAGACGCGGAAGTAGTGGCCAAAGAGGTGCTTCGCTACGACACGGTAGAAGAAATAAAGGGATATTTGTTCTCTTCGCTGCGAGATCTCGGCCTTATAGAACTTGTCGAGACTTTTTCGTAA
- a CDS encoding HU family DNA-binding protein — MTKTQLVEKLADATDLSKAQSAQVLEELSQIIVSAVKAGDPVKLPGLGTFKKRETKARQGRNPQTGEPIQIPARTKAAFSVAKAFKEAVLGA; from the coding sequence ATGACAAAGACACAATTGGTAGAAAAACTCGCAGACGCCACCGACTTATCGAAAGCACAGTCGGCCCAGGTGTTGGAAGAACTGTCCCAGATAATCGTTTCGGCGGTTAAAGCTGGGGACCCGGTCAAGCTGCCGGGCCTGGGAACCTTCAAGAAGAGGGAGACCAAGGCCAGGCAGGGTCGTAATCCGCAGACCGGTGAGCCGATTCAGATCCCGGCTCGCACGAAGGCCGCTTTCAGTGTGGCCAAGGCCTTTAAAGAGGCCGTTCTCGGAGCCTGA
- a CDS encoding efflux RND transporter permease subunit: protein MFLPEICIKRPVLATVLSLSLLAVGLVGYSRLPVRELPAVDFPVISVSTVLPGASAQVVETEITEVLEEELNGIEGVQFIRSVSTEQVSSITLQFELHRDIDSAAQDVRDKVSRVRRRLPEDAQQPRVSKVDIDAQAIMWLALHSSTRNPFERMHMVDKVIKPLAQGVPGVGSVLVGGSNRKAIRIELNRSRLAAHGITVGDVERALVTRNVELPSGRVEGQWREFVVRTHGEVSSPEEFEELVVATRNGRPVRVGDVGKARYGFNNERTRARFNGTPTSGLGIVKQSGSNTLTVTGGVKDLHRRLDGQLPEGYKLDIAYDQSGFIEDSVREVKQSLVVAGVLVLLVIFVFLQSMRTTLIPSITMPVAIMFAFGMLYFLDFSINNLTLLALTLVIGVVVDDAIIVVENIYRHMENGATRIQAAITASGEIAFAVISTTLTLLAVFVPIAFMSGVVGRFFYEFGIAVAVAVSASSFVALTLTPMLCSRFLSVGSTTRREGVLGSMARRFDSDVEALSRGYRRALEWALNHGRWLAALLLLAIVVSGLLFKLVGKEFLPQDDRGYFVAVISTPEGSTLDYQDRYQRQVEKLLDTTPEVATYFSILAITRGGPGKVNSGIMFVGLQPHDQRERSMAEVLGELRGRAASIAGADAYFLTSNALQRSRRSKPLQFVIQHNDFDELARQALVMKTALEDEPGFIDVDTDLEMNKPQLNVEIDREKAAALGISPLEIADSLRILLGGADVSRFRQGNERYDVILQLEAAHRLSPGDLSGIYVRTSSGELVTLENVVTVTEDVGPSEVIHYNRKRAVVVEANLEDLELGQAIERTSQLAADLLPQGFTTDLAGESREYTRGSRGLSLTFLFAVMAIYLVLAAQFESFIQPITIMLALPLAVLGALAGLLVTGMTLNMYSFIGIIMLMGLVTKNSILLVDYINILRARGVEIREAILEAGAVRLRPILMTAFSTIFGILPIALGSGPGAESRRPLGVAVVTGMILSTVLTLMVVPVFYRATDRIVERFRSRKQKRQPGG from the coding sequence ATGTTCCTGCCCGAGATCTGTATCAAGCGCCCCGTCCTGGCCACCGTGTTGTCGCTGTCGCTGCTCGCGGTAGGACTCGTTGGCTACTCGCGCCTGCCGGTCCGCGAACTACCCGCCGTCGACTTTCCGGTCATCTCGGTTTCCACGGTGCTGCCCGGCGCCAGTGCGCAGGTAGTAGAAACCGAGATCACCGAGGTGCTCGAAGAAGAACTCAACGGCATAGAAGGCGTGCAGTTCATCCGCTCGGTATCGACCGAGCAGGTCAGTAGCATCACCCTGCAGTTTGAGCTCCACCGCGACATAGACTCCGCCGCCCAGGACGTGCGCGACAAGGTTTCGCGCGTGCGCAGGCGGCTGCCCGAAGACGCCCAGCAGCCCCGCGTATCCAAGGTCGACATCGACGCACAGGCCATCATGTGGCTCGCCCTGCACTCGAGTACCCGCAACCCCTTTGAACGCATGCACATGGTCGACAAGGTCATCAAGCCGCTGGCCCAGGGTGTGCCCGGCGTGGGCAGCGTGCTCGTGGGTGGGTCCAACCGCAAGGCCATACGCATAGAACTGAACCGCTCGAGGCTCGCCGCGCATGGCATCACGGTGGGCGACGTGGAGCGCGCGTTGGTGACCCGTAACGTCGAGCTTCCCTCGGGCCGCGTGGAAGGCCAATGGCGCGAGTTCGTAGTGCGGACGCACGGCGAGGTTTCTTCGCCCGAAGAGTTCGAGGAGCTGGTGGTCGCGACGAGAAACGGGCGCCCGGTTCGAGTAGGTGACGTGGGCAAGGCCCGCTACGGATTTAACAACGAGCGCACCCGGGCCAGGTTCAACGGCACGCCCACCTCGGGACTGGGCATAGTAAAGCAGTCGGGGTCGAACACGCTCACGGTAACCGGGGGTGTAAAAGACCTGCACCGACGGCTCGACGGCCAACTGCCCGAAGGCTACAAACTCGACATCGCCTACGACCAGTCGGGCTTCATCGAGGACTCGGTGCGCGAGGTAAAGCAGTCGCTGGTCGTGGCCGGTGTGCTGGTGCTGCTGGTCATATTTGTGTTCCTGCAAAGCATGCGCACCACGCTGATCCCGAGCATAACGATGCCGGTGGCCATCATGTTCGCGTTCGGGATGCTCTACTTCCTCGATTTCTCAATAAACAACCTCACCCTGCTGGCCCTGACACTGGTGATAGGCGTGGTGGTAGACGACGCGATCATCGTCGTGGAAAACATATACCGCCACATGGAAAACGGGGCCACGCGCATACAGGCGGCCATCACTGCCAGCGGTGAGATAGCCTTCGCGGTCATCTCTACCACCCTCACCCTGCTCGCAGTATTCGTGCCCATTGCCTTCATGTCGGGCGTGGTGGGCAGGTTCTTCTACGAGTTCGGCATCGCAGTTGCGGTGGCCGTCAGCGCGTCGAGTTTCGTGGCGCTCACGCTCACGCCCATGCTCTGCTCGAGGTTCCTTTCGGTGGGCAGCACGACGCGAAGGGAGGGCGTGCTGGGCAGCATGGCGCGGCGTTTCGACTCCGACGTCGAGGCCCTTTCAAGAGGCTACCGACGCGCGCTCGAGTGGGCGCTCAACCACGGACGCTGGCTGGCGGCGCTGCTGCTGCTAGCGATAGTGGTGAGCGGGCTGCTGTTCAAGTTAGTGGGCAAAGAGTTCCTGCCCCAGGACGACCGTGGGTATTTTGTTGCCGTTATCAGCACCCCTGAAGGATCGACCCTCGACTACCAGGATCGTTACCAGCGACAGGTTGAAAAACTGCTCGACACTACTCCCGAAGTGGCAACCTACTTTTCCATTCTCGCCATAACCCGCGGCGGACCGGGAAAGGTGAACAGCGGCATAATGTTCGTCGGACTTCAGCCCCATGACCAACGCGAACGCAGCATGGCCGAAGTGCTGGGCGAGCTCAGGGGAAGAGCCGCCTCGATAGCCGGAGCCGACGCGTATTTTCTTACTTCGAACGCACTGCAGCGCAGCCGCCGCAGTAAACCGCTGCAGTTCGTCATCCAGCACAACGACTTTGACGAGCTGGCCAGGCAGGCCTTGGTGATGAAGACCGCGCTCGAAGACGAGCCCGGCTTCATCGACGTCGACACCGACCTCGAGATGAACAAGCCCCAGCTCAACGTGGAGATAGACCGCGAAAAGGCAGCAGCCCTGGGCATATCGCCGCTGGAGATAGCCGACTCGCTGCGCATACTGCTCGGTGGCGCCGACGTTTCGCGATTCAGGCAGGGCAACGAGCGTTACGACGTGATCCTTCAGCTCGAAGCCGCGCACCGCCTGTCGCCCGGCGACCTGTCGGGCATCTACGTCAGGACCAGCAGCGGCGAGCTGGTGACGCTTGAAAACGTGGTCACGGTGACCGAAGACGTGGGACCGAGCGAAGTCATACACTACAACCGCAAGAGGGCCGTGGTGGTGGAGGCCAACCTGGAGGACCTGGAACTGGGGCAGGCCATAGAACGCACTTCCCAACTCGCCGCTGACCTGTTGCCGCAGGGCTTCACCACCGATCTTGCCGGGGAGTCACGCGAGTATACCCGTGGCTCGCGCGGACTATCGCTGACCTTCCTGTTCGCGGTGATGGCCATCTACCTTGTACTGGCCGCCCAGTTCGAAAGTTTTATCCAGCCCATCACCATCATGCTGGCGCTACCGCTGGCGGTGCTCGGTGCCCTCGCGGGACTGCTGGTCACCGGCATGACCCTGAACATGTACAGTTTCATCGGCATCATCATGCTCATGGGACTGGTGACCAAGAACTCGATACTGCTGGTCGACTACATAAACATCCTGCGTGCGCGCGGCGTAGAAATACGCGAAGCCATACTCGAAGCCGGAGCAGTGCGCCTGCGGCCGATACTGATGACAGCGTTTTCTACGATATTCGGGATACTGCCCATAGCGTTGGGCAGTGGTCCAGGCGCCGAGAGCAGGCGACCGTTGGGCGTGGCCGTGGTGACAGGAATGATCCTGTCAACGGTGCTGACGCTGATGGTGGTCCCGGTATTCTACCGGGCCACAGATAGAATCGTCGAGCGATTTCGTTCCCGCAAGCAGAAACGCCAGCCTGGAGGCTGA
- a CDS encoding efflux RND transporter periplasmic adaptor subunit, whose amino-acid sequence MPPQSSIVAMFDLNLSARRLIVLTSCCTLVLLACGCSDDDSSRPERRAAVTLAEAESRMVEVRFDAVGNVKASLRAEISPQVDGVITGLGFEEGATVSRGQMLVQLDDSKARASVNVARAALDNAVARAVVSRQRQSRIERLFGDELVSVEELEAARADHLGAQASVRENEASLDLATRGLEEYRLLAPFDGESGYRHYDIGNFVRSGATLVVVTDSTPVEISFGVPDKHAALVKESTPVRVTVPGRSEVVQGMVNFIDPAVDSETRQLRLKAEVSNQDGLLRDGQFVELSLVLESRPDSVVVPEQAILGVGGEHWVFVVTDGKALRRSVTLGERLPGGVELRAGMEAGEQVVIAGQHRLADGDPVATGLDD is encoded by the coding sequence GTGCCCCCTCAATCTTCTATCGTTGCCATGTTCGACCTTAATTTATCCGCACGTCGGCTCATCGTACTGACCTCCTGCTGCACGCTCGTGCTGTTGGCCTGCGGCTGCTCGGACGACGATTCTTCGCGGCCCGAACGGCGCGCTGCCGTCACCCTCGCGGAAGCCGAAAGCCGCATGGTCGAAGTGCGCTTTGACGCGGTGGGCAACGTCAAGGCCAGCCTCAGGGCCGAAATAAGCCCGCAGGTCGACGGCGTCATCACCGGGCTGGGATTCGAAGAAGGCGCTACCGTCTCCCGGGGCCAGATGCTCGTGCAACTCGACGACAGCAAGGCCCGCGCGTCGGTCAACGTGGCCCGCGCGGCGCTGGACAACGCCGTTGCCCGCGCCGTGGTCAGCAGGCAACGGCAGTCCAGAATCGAGCGGCTTTTCGGCGACGAGCTGGTATCGGTCGAAGAACTCGAGGCCGCCCGGGCCGACCACCTCGGGGCGCAGGCATCCGTGCGCGAGAACGAAGCCTCACTCGACCTCGCCACCCGCGGGCTCGAAGAGTACCGGCTGCTGGCCCCCTTCGATGGCGAGTCAGGATACAGGCACTACGACATCGGCAACTTTGTTCGCTCAGGCGCGACCCTGGTCGTTGTCACCGACTCCACGCCGGTGGAAATAAGCTTTGGCGTTCCCGACAAGCACGCGGCCCTGGTCAAGGAGTCCACACCCGTTCGTGTCACGGTACCCGGACGATCCGAAGTCGTGCAGGGCATGGTCAATTTCATAGACCCCGCCGTGGACAGCGAAACCCGGCAGCTGAGACTCAAGGCCGAAGTCAGCAACCAGGACGGCCTGCTTCGAGACGGACAGTTCGTGGAGCTGAGCCTGGTGCTCGAGTCACGCCCCGACAGCGTGGTTGTCCCCGAACAGGCCATCCTGGGCGTAGGTGGAGAGCACTGGGTGTTCGTGGTCACCGACGGCAAGGCCCTGCGCAGGTCCGTGACCCTGGGCGAGCGTCTTCCCGGGGGAGTCGAGCTGCGCGCGGGCATGGAGGCCGGCGAGCAGGTGGTAATTGCGGGCCAGCATCGCCTGGCCGACGGAGACCCCGTGGCCACCGGCCTCGACGACTGA